The Mucilaginibacter rubeus genomic interval CATATCTATATCGTAAAAGATGCAAACGTCATCGCCATCGCTGAATACGCGTTTGATATCATATTTTAACTTCATCTTACGCATATCGGTGAAATAGGCTTCCGCGCCATCGCGTTCGCCAAGTACGCCTACAAATTTCAGGTCGCCGGCGGTGTAACCTCGGGCTGCCGCAAAATCTTCTTCATTTAATGCTTTTATAAATTGCAGTACTATATCGTTAGCGCTGCCATGGGGTGCATTTGCTTCTGTCGCCATAGGAATATATTTTAGTTACAATGTGATTGTTTTATAACTATCAATAATTATTCCTAAGCGCTGCCTTTACCGGAAGTTTTTAATACAGCACAAATTTTTTGCTGTATACTATTTTGCTATCATGGTAGATATTTAATACCCAATTACCTTTTAAAACCTCCGATTTTTTTTCGAGCGTGTAACTGCTGTTATTCACCATGTTTGCTGGGATGGCCAGGGGATATTTTAGGCTTGTATTGGTGGTGCCTTTGGCAGGATCATACACTGCCGGAAGTACCCATTCAACCTCGACAGGAACAGTGCTATTCCCATCGGCCGATACCTTGTATTCGGCACCAAATTGGATGCCCAATTTAGCCGGGATCCTTTGCGTTCTTTTTACCAGTACTGAGGTGTCGGTCACGTTATGGTAACCTGTAGGCGAACCGGCCATGGGTTCTTTGGCTACTGTTTTTGATGTATAAATGCCATAGCTTATTTCGGCAATTTCAAATGTATGTACTACCGTTTGCTGGGCGTTTGTACGTAGGTTGATAAGCAGCAAGAAGGCGATTACGCCAAGTGATAAAGGTTTGATCATTGTGTAAAGATTTATGGTTTTGCTAAAGTAATAATTGCCCCTTTCATTATCATATAAAGCATTAAAAAAATAGCTTAAATTT includes:
- a CDS encoding DUF3859 domain-containing protein — its product is MIKPLSLGVIAFLLLINLRTNAQQTVVHTFEIAEISYGIYTSKTVAKEPMAGSPTGYHNVTDTSVLVKRTQRIPAKLGIQFGAEYKVSADGNSTVPVEVEWVLPAVYDPAKGTTNTSLKYPLAIPANMVNNSSYTLEKKSEVLKGNWVLNIYHDSKIVYSKKFVLY
- a CDS encoding nuclear transport factor 2 family protein, producing MATEANAPHGSANDIVLQFIKALNEEDFAAARGYTAGDLKFVGVLGERDGAEAYFTDMRKMKLKYDIKRVFSDGDDVCIFYDIDMGRTTIFSCGWYHVFEGKINSIRVIFDPRPLL